The Juglans microcarpa x Juglans regia isolate MS1-56 chromosome 2S, Jm3101_v1.0, whole genome shotgun sequence genome has a window encoding:
- the LOC121253223 gene encoding LOW QUALITY PROTEIN: probable beta-1,3-galactosyltransferase 2 (The sequence of the model RefSeq protein was modified relative to this genomic sequence to represent the inferred CDS: inserted 2 bases in 2 codons), translating into MSWKCRGEQSPRNVISQRWALLLCLGCFCAGMLFTDTMWDVPEHKTVARTTAMEAETLKLISEGCNPKALHQKEVKHESKDXSGEVFKTHNAIQTLDKTISKLEMELAAARVAQESMQSGSPLSQDLKKNESSGKRQYLMIIGINTAFSSRKRRDSVRATWMPQGEKRKKLEEEKGIVVRFVIGHSATSXGILDRAVEAEDRKHGDFLRLDHVEGYLELSAKTRAYFSTAVALWDADFYIKVDDDVHVNIATLGETVVRHRSKPLVYIGCMKSGPVLNQKGVRYHEPEYWKFGEAGNKYFRHATGQLYAISKDLATYISTNQHVLHKYANEDVSLGSWFIGLDVEHIDDRRLCCGTPPDCEWKAQAGNICVASFDWSCSGICRSADRIKEVHRRCGEGESALWSASF; encoded by the exons ATGTCTTGGAAATGCAGAGGAGAGCAGTCTCCTAGAAATGTTATATCACAAAGATGGGCACTTTTGCTTTGTCTGGGTTGCTTCTGTGCTGGAATGCTCTTCACCGACAC GATGTGGGATGTTCCTGAACATAAAACAGTTGCACGGACAACTGCAATGGAAGCagaaacattaaaattaatttcagaGGGCTGCAATCCAAAAGCT TTGCATCAAAAGGAAGTAAAGCATGAATCAAAGG AGTCTGGGGAAGTTTTTAAGACTCATAATGCTATACA GACATTAGATAAGACTATTTCAAAGTTAGAGATGGAATTAGCTGCCGCAAGGGTAGCTCAGGAGTCTATGCAAAGTGGCTCTCCTTTATCACAGGATCTAAAGAAGAATGAATCATCTGGAAAAAGACAGTATCTAATGATAATAGGAATTAATACTGCTTTTAGCAGCCGAAAGAGAAGAGATTCAGTTCGTGCAACATGGATGCCACAAG gtgagaagagaaagaagctGGAGGAAGAGAAGGGCATTGTCGTTCGATTTGTCATTGGTCATAG TGCCACAT GGGGAATTCTAGACAGAGCTGTTGAAGCAGAGGACAGAAAGCATGGAGATTTCCTGAGGCTG GACCATGTTGAAGGCTACCTGGAATTGTCTGCCAAGACAAGGGCATATTTTTCAACTGCTGTTGCTTTGTGGGATGCAGATTTCTACATTAAAGTTGATGATGATGTCCATGTAAATATAG CTACACTTGGAGAAACTGTAGTAAGGCATCGATCAAAACCACTGGTATATATTGGATGCATGAAATCTGGTCCTGTTCTTAATCAGAA GGGAGTGAGATACCATGAACCTGAGTATTGGAAATTTGGTGAGGCAGGAAACAAGTATTTCCGTCATGCCACAGGACAGCTCTATGCTATTTCAAAAGATCTGGCTACGTATATATCAACAAACCA GCACGTTCTACACAAGTACGCTAATGAAGATGTCTCACTGGGATCATGGTTTATTGGCCTTGATGTGGAGCATATCGATGATCGGAGACTATGTTGTGGCACTCCACCTG ATTGCGAGTGGAAGGCTCAGGCAGGCAACATTTGTGTAGCTTCATTTGATTGGAGCTGCAGTGGGATTTGCAGGTCTGCTGATAGGATTAAGGAGGTCCATCGGCGTTGTGGGGAAGGTGAAAGTGCTCTATGGAGTGCTTCTTTCTGA
- the LOC121253362 gene encoding probable protein S-acyltransferase 6 — protein sequence MEEIEKDIEVMENVALSEPLEEGFERENVGVEKENGITAKSGNILVTVKHKMFEFFKRVMEIEWVKHFLGGNLERTRAYHVWPGKNVFFFHGRLICGPDPRGLMLTSVSIILSSWIFAIYVGEDLPSHSSSLIISISVILTIIVLVNLILVSAVDPGMIPRNDGQETIADVGTSTGTRRRRVTVNGVEMKLKYCRICKIYRPPRSCHCAICDNCVEKFDHHCPWIGQCIALRNYRFYLTFVASAMVLFAYLFAFSCWKIHQRVLKNGTGFIGMLRNCPETLALVSFSFAAIGFLGGLALFHVYLTAINQTAYENFRQRYVRSRNPYDKGILHNFMEVLFVPMPPSRVDFRAEISSRSFSAAETEL from the exons atggaagaaattgagAAGGATATAGAAGTGATGGAAAATGTTGCTCTTTCTGAGCCATTGGAAGAAGGgtttgagagagaaaatgttggggTTGAAAAGGAGAATGGGATCACTGCAAAGAGTGGGAACATTTTGGTCACTGTGAAGCACAAGATGTTTGAGTTCTTCAAAAGGGTTATGGAGATTGAGTGGGTTAAACATTTTCTTGGTGGCAACCTGGAAAGAACTAGAGCCTATCATGTTTGGCCAGGAAAAAAT GTCTTTTTCTTCCATGGGAGGCTCATATGTGGCCCGGATCCAAGAGGGTTGATGTTGACAAGTGTTTCTATCATTCTTTCAAGTTGGATTTTTGCCATTTATGTTGGGGAGGATCTGCCAAGTCATTCTTCTAGCCTCATAATCAGCATCTCTGTGATTTTGACCATAATT GTTCTTGTCAACTTGATTTTGGTTAGTGCAGTTGATCCGGGGATGATTCCAAGAAATGATGGTCAGGAAACTATTGCAGATGTTGGCACTAGTACTGGCACAAGGAGGAGAAGGGTAACAGTTAATGGGGTGGAAATGAAACTAAAATACTGTCGGATTTGCAAGATTTATCGTCCACCCAGAAGTTGCCACTGTGCTATATGCGATAACTGTGTCGAGAAATTTGATCACCATTGTCCATGGATTGGTCAATGTATTGCACTG AGGAACTATCGATTTTACCTGACATTTGTGGCATCGGCCATGGTCTTATTTGCTTATCTATTTGCGTTTTCATGCTGGAAAATCCATCAAAGAGTATTGAAAAATGGAACTGGGTTTATTGGGATGCTAAGGAATTGCCCCGAAACATTGGCTTTGGTGTCGTTTAGTTTTGCTGCCATTGGATTCCTTGGTGGACTTGCTCTGTTCCATGTCTACCTAACTGCCATAAACCAG ACAGCTTATGAGAATTTTCGGCAGCGCTATGTGCGTTCTAGAAATCCATATGATAAAGGAATTCTGCATAACTTTATGGAGGTTCTGTTTGTGCCAATGCCACCTTCCAGAGTCGATTTCCGTGCTGAAATCTCATCAAGATCGTTTTCAGCAGCAGAAACAGAACTCTGA